A single region of the Pseudorhodoplanes sp. genome encodes:
- a CDS encoding ABC transporter ATP-binding protein, with product MTALLSVEKLEVVYHRAITAVQGINLSVQQGQIVAILGTNGAGKSTTLRAISGFLGIDDARVTEGSVTFKGRRIENRPPNEVTRLGIVLVPERDKVFPNLTVAENLSAPFAPTMSNAQRREREELIYQFFPRLADLRARIGGLLSGGERQMLAVASGLVCKPELLLIDELSLGLAPVVVEDLMQRLVHIRKELGITIVLVEQSAAVALDIADYGYVLENGRVVLDGDRERLTSHGDIQEFYLGQSSGDRRSYRDVKQYRRSRRWYG from the coding sequence ATGACGGCGCTGCTCTCGGTTGAAAAGCTGGAAGTCGTCTATCACCGCGCCATCACCGCCGTGCAGGGCATCAATCTTTCGGTGCAGCAAGGGCAGATCGTCGCCATTCTGGGCACCAACGGCGCCGGAAAGTCGACCACCTTGCGGGCGATTTCCGGCTTTCTTGGCATCGATGACGCGCGTGTCACCGAAGGCAGCGTCACCTTCAAAGGCCGGCGCATCGAGAACCGGCCGCCGAACGAGGTGACGCGGCTCGGCATCGTGCTGGTGCCGGAGCGCGACAAGGTGTTTCCCAATTTGACCGTTGCGGAAAATCTCTCCGCACCCTTCGCGCCAACGATGAGCAATGCGCAGCGGCGCGAGCGCGAGGAGTTGATCTACCAGTTCTTTCCCCGGCTCGCCGACCTGCGCGCGCGCATCGGCGGGCTTCTCTCGGGCGGCGAGCGGCAGATGCTGGCGGTGGCCTCAGGCCTTGTCTGCAAGCCGGAATTGCTCCTGATCGACGAATTGTCGCTCGGGCTGGCGCCGGTCGTCGTCGAAGACCTGATGCAAAGGCTGGTGCATATCCGCAAGGAACTCGGCATCACCATTGTCCTCGTCGAGCAGAGTGCGGCGGTGGCGCTGGACATCGCCGATTACGGCTATGTGCTGGAGAACGGCCGCGTGGTGCTGGACGGCGACCGCGAACGCCTCACCTCGCATGGCGACATCCAGGAATTCTATCTCGGACAGTCGTCCGGCGACCGCCGGAGCTACCGCGACGTGAAGCAATATCGCCGCAGCCGGAGGTGGTATGGCTGA
- a CDS encoding ABC transporter ATP-binding protein, with amino-acid sequence MAELAIDNLTLRFGGLVVLDGVSFSVEAGELLALIGPNGAGKTSVFNCISGIYHGEGEIRFREEDLRGKAPHEIARLGVARTFQHGELFAHMTVIENLLTGRHARICTNPLAEMLFLPSVKREEVSQREAIERIIEFVELERYRHTPVGGLPFGTQKIIGFARALALEPAILLLDEPSAGLNREEREDLARFILRIKHELNIAMIWIEHDMQMVADLADRIHVLDYGRTLASGPAETVLKDERVVAAYLGTGKKT; translated from the coding sequence ATGGCTGAACTGGCGATCGACAATCTGACGCTGCGCTTCGGCGGGCTTGTCGTACTGGACGGTGTGTCCTTCTCGGTCGAGGCCGGCGAATTGCTCGCATTGATCGGCCCGAACGGCGCCGGCAAGACCAGCGTGTTCAACTGCATCAGCGGCATCTATCACGGCGAGGGCGAGATCCGCTTTCGCGAAGAGGATCTTCGCGGCAAGGCCCCGCACGAGATCGCGCGCCTTGGCGTCGCCCGCACCTTCCAGCACGGCGAGCTGTTTGCTCACATGACCGTGATTGAAAACCTGCTCACCGGCCGCCATGCCCGGATCTGCACCAATCCGCTGGCGGAAATGCTGTTTCTGCCGTCCGTCAAACGCGAGGAAGTGAGCCAGCGCGAAGCCATTGAACGCATCATCGAATTCGTGGAACTGGAGCGATATCGCCATACGCCAGTGGGCGGGCTGCCCTTCGGCACCCAGAAAATCATTGGTTTTGCGCGCGCTTTGGCGCTGGAACCGGCCATATTGCTGCTGGATGAGCCATCGGCAGGGCTTAACCGTGAGGAACGCGAAGACCTTGCGCGTTTCATCCTGCGCATTAAACACGAGCTGAACATCGCCATGATCTGGATCGAGCACGACATGCAGATGGTGGCCGATCTTGCCGACCGGATTCATGTGCTCGACTATGGCCGCACGCTCGCCTCGGGACCGGCGGAAACAGTGCTGAAGGATGAACGCGTTGTCGCGGCCTATCTCGGAACGGGAAAGAAAACATGA
- a CDS encoding lytic murein transglycosylase, which yields MNALSRPISERERKHDRRLTGALALCCLLIFSLPVVAQPAQSDFRAFLESLWPKAQARGVTRATFDFALSGLQPDTEAMALTRRQPEYGKAIGAYLGSMVSQARIQGGVRRLADWRATLDAAERRFGVDREILIAIWGIETGFGANPGSKSVIRSLASTSFARYKGDLFQNELIDALLILQQGDVPRDRMVGSWAGAMGQPQFIPSSYLKWAVDFSGDGRRDIWTNVPDVLGSIANYLKAHGWVTGLPWGFEVMLPRQFDFHRSRASFADWAALGVRRADGRAFPAQGDAILFFPSGIRGPAFLATENFNVLKTYNTSDVYALAIGHLADRLRGGAPIAGRWPEDDLQLTREARQRMQKRIAELGYNVSNFEGLIDFELRDAIRDIQTKAGQVPDGYPGPVFLQTLYAEGGGARRRLR from the coding sequence ATGAACGCGTTGTCGCGGCCTATCTCGGAACGGGAAAGAAAACATGATCGCCGCCTGACGGGCGCGCTTGCGTTGTGCTGCCTTCTGATTTTCTCCCTCCCCGTTGTCGCGCAACCCGCTCAATCCGATTTCCGCGCATTCCTTGAATCGCTGTGGCCGAAGGCACAGGCGCGCGGCGTCACCCGCGCAACTTTTGATTTTGCATTGAGCGGGCTCCAACCCGACACCGAAGCGATGGCCTTGACGAGGCGGCAGCCGGAATACGGCAAGGCGATCGGCGCCTATCTCGGGAGCATGGTCTCGCAAGCGCGGATTCAAGGCGGCGTCAGAAGGCTAGCCGACTGGCGCGCGACACTTGACGCGGCCGAGCGACGATTCGGCGTCGACCGGGAAATTCTGATCGCCATCTGGGGCATCGAGACCGGCTTCGGCGCCAATCCGGGCAGCAAGTCGGTGATCCGCTCACTCGCGAGCACTTCTTTCGCCCGCTACAAGGGCGACCTGTTCCAGAACGAATTGATCGATGCGCTGCTGATCCTGCAGCAGGGCGACGTGCCGCGCGATCGCATGGTCGGCTCCTGGGCCGGCGCCATGGGCCAGCCGCAATTCATTCCGTCGAGCTATCTGAAATGGGCGGTGGATTTTTCCGGGGACGGCCGGCGCGACATCTGGACCAACGTGCCCGACGTGCTGGGCTCGATCGCCAATTACCTGAAGGCACATGGCTGGGTAACGGGCCTGCCCTGGGGCTTCGAGGTGATGCTTCCGCGCCAGTTCGATTTCCACCGCAGCCGCGCAAGCTTTGCCGACTGGGCCGCGCTCGGCGTGCGGCGCGCCGACGGCCGCGCATTTCCGGCGCAAGGCGATGCCATCCTGTTCTTTCCGAGCGGCATTCGCGGGCCGGCGTTTCTCGCGACCGAAAATTTCAACGTGCTGAAGACCTACAACACATCCGATGTGTATGCGCTCGCGATCGGGCATCTGGCCGACCGCCTGCGCGGCGGCGCGCCGATCGCGGGGCGCTGGCCGGAGGACGATCTGCAATTGACGCGCGAGGCGCGGCAGCGCATGCAGAAGCGCATCGCCGAACTCGGCTACAACGTCAGCAATTTCGAGGGGCTGATCGATTTCGAATTGCGCGACGCGATCAGGGATATTCAGACGAAGGCCGGGCAAGTGCCGGATGGATATCCAGGGCCGGTGTTCTTGCAGACGCTCTACGCTGAAGGCGGCGGCGCGAGACGGCGGCTGCGGTAA
- a CDS encoding winged helix-turn-helix transcriptional regulator: MRTYGQYCPIARGAEIFAERWTPLIIRNLHLGCGSFCEILDGAPGLSRTLLSLRLKQLERVGVVESASKPGGRGHHYELTSAGHELFTVCQSLGEWGARWLEIAPENLDPFVALWSMCNALRRDRLPHRRVVIRFDFTGRPHRERYWLLIERGDTEICKTNPGFDEDLYITAEAEAFVKWHAGQLSWSQATREDRIQLDGDPSLIRAFPTWNARSMFAHIRPVSRAAGTAAP; this comes from the coding sequence ATGAGGACGTACGGCCAGTACTGCCCCATCGCACGCGGCGCCGAGATTTTCGCCGAGCGCTGGACACCGCTGATCATCCGCAACCTGCATCTTGGCTGTGGAAGTTTCTGTGAGATCCTGGATGGCGCGCCTGGACTCTCCCGCACTCTGCTTTCACTGCGGCTCAAGCAGCTCGAACGGGTCGGTGTCGTTGAGTCGGCATCCAAGCCCGGCGGACGCGGGCACCATTACGAGCTCACGTCCGCGGGCCACGAACTCTTCACGGTCTGCCAGTCGCTCGGTGAGTGGGGCGCGCGTTGGCTCGAAATCGCGCCCGAGAACCTAGACCCCTTTGTGGCGCTGTGGTCGATGTGCAATGCGCTCCGCCGGGACCGGCTCCCGCATCGACGCGTCGTCATCCGCTTCGACTTCACCGGCCGCCCGCACCGTGAGCGTTATTGGCTGCTCATCGAACGCGGAGACACAGAGATCTGCAAGACGAATCCCGGCTTCGACGAGGATCTCTACATCACGGCGGAAGCCGAAGCCTTCGTCAAATGGCACGCCGGCCAGCTCTCCTGGTCCCAAGCCACCCGGGAGGACCGCATCCAGCTCGACGGCGACCCGTCGCTCATAAGAGCCTTTCCAACCTGGAATGCGCGCAGCATGTTCGCACATATCAGGCCGGTGTCGCGCGCTGCAGGCACTGCAGCGCCGTGA
- a CDS encoding FAD-binding oxidoreductase → MTTPTTAELRHGSKKPTVAEIDGFRGRLISADHADYDIARAVWNGAINRRPRLIAQCIGTADVVAAVRFARDHDLEIAIRGGGHNVAGTAVCDDGIVIDLSAMRGVRVDPAGRRAWVQGGALWGDVDHETQAHGLATTGGIVSHTGVAGLTLGGGVGWLMRKHGLTIDNLLTADVVTADGELLRASENEHPDLFWAVRGGGGNFGVVTSFEFRLHPVGPAVLAGPVIWDATNAGEVLRFYRDFIGDAPDELGTIVRFGAAPPLPVIPEDLHWRPVMMVGTCYAGPIEDGEQVLRPLRAFRTPLLDLVGPAPYVDFQSALDSTVVHGWNYYWKSTYLPTLRDDLIDVISEHAFSGSSPRSYAAMFHLKGAVSRMAEEVTAFGNRQASHAITLDAVWRPGEDFGDRDTAWTRGFFAALGRFREGVYVNFLGGDEDPDRVREAYGDSVYDRLVDVKTTYDPDNVFHHNQNIRPGTSTRISGAFGPH, encoded by the coding sequence ATGACAACCCCGACGACCGCGGAACTCAGGCACGGAAGCAAGAAGCCGACCGTCGCGGAGATCGACGGATTCCGAGGCCGATTGATTAGTGCCGACCACGCCGACTACGACATCGCCCGTGCAGTCTGGAACGGTGCTATCAACCGGCGCCCGCGCCTGATCGCCCAATGCATCGGGACCGCCGACGTGGTCGCAGCCGTGCGTTTCGCCCGCGACCACGATCTGGAGATCGCCATACGGGGTGGAGGCCACAACGTCGCAGGCACCGCCGTTTGCGACGACGGGATCGTTATCGACCTCTCGGCGATGCGGGGCGTGCGAGTCGATCCCGCCGGCCGCAGGGCCTGGGTGCAAGGTGGTGCCTTGTGGGGCGACGTTGACCACGAAACACAAGCGCACGGGCTCGCCACCACCGGCGGAATCGTGAGCCACACCGGCGTCGCCGGACTGACGCTCGGCGGTGGCGTCGGCTGGCTGATGCGCAAGCACGGCCTCACGATAGACAACCTCCTCACCGCCGACGTCGTAACGGCCGACGGCGAGTTGCTGCGGGCGTCCGAGAACGAGCATCCCGACCTGTTCTGGGCGGTGCGCGGCGGAGGCGGAAATTTCGGCGTGGTCACCTCGTTCGAGTTCCGCCTCCACCCCGTCGGGCCCGCCGTTCTGGCCGGGCCCGTCATCTGGGACGCAACCAACGCCGGTGAGGTTCTCCGCTTCTACCGCGACTTCATCGGCGACGCGCCGGACGAGCTTGGCACGATCGTGAGGTTCGGCGCCGCGCCGCCGCTGCCGGTCATCCCCGAGGATCTGCACTGGCGCCCGGTGATGATGGTCGGCACCTGCTATGCCGGGCCCATCGAGGACGGTGAGCAGGTGCTCCGTCCGCTCCGTGCATTCCGGACTCCGCTCCTCGACCTCGTCGGGCCGGCGCCCTATGTGGATTTCCAGAGCGCGCTCGACTCGACCGTCGTTCACGGTTGGAACTATTACTGGAAGTCCACCTACCTCCCCACGCTCCGTGACGACCTCATCGACGTAATTTCCGAGCATGCGTTCTCCGGCTCGTCGCCGCGGTCCTACGCAGCGATGTTCCATCTCAAGGGGGCGGTGAGCCGGATGGCCGAGGAGGTGACGGCATTCGGGAACCGGCAGGCGTCGCACGCAATCACCCTCGACGCTGTGTGGCGGCCCGGCGAGGACTTCGGCGACCGAGACACCGCCTGGACGCGAGGATTCTTCGCCGCGCTCGGCCGCTTCCGCGAAGGCGTCTATGTCAACTTCCTCGGCGGTGACGAAGACCCCGACCGGGTCCGGGAGGCGTATGGCGACTCCGTTTACGACCGGCTGGTCGACGTGAAGACGACGTATGACCCCGACAACGTCTTCCACCACAACCAGAACATCCGCCCCGGCACCAGCACGCGCATCAGCGGGGCCTTTGGTCCTCACTGA
- a CDS encoding methylenetetrahydrofolate reductase, with product MSLSQQAADTHRLHETLKSKRFVVTAEITPPVSCDRNDLLAKALPLKGLADAVNVTDGAGARPHMDSVTAAAILIDNGIDPVLQLTCRDRNRIALQSALLAAATLGVRNLLALRGDNPDAGDQPDAKAVFDLDARTLLQTAARMRDQGELPSGRKIAGEADFFLGAADMPIDPPAEWKPAALTAKIAAGAQFAQTQFCMDAQILRRYMARLSDFGIPEKLFMLIGVVPLRSAKSARWIRQHLFGSIIPDAMVDRMEQAADPAREGKAILVEYLEEIATIPGVAGAHIMAPNHDDAVPEVITEIRRRSGW from the coding sequence ATGAGCCTTTCGCAACAGGCGGCTGACACGCATCGTCTCCACGAAACGCTGAAAAGCAAACGCTTCGTCGTCACCGCCGAAATCACGCCGCCGGTCTCCTGTGATCGGAACGATCTACTCGCCAAGGCGCTGCCGCTCAAGGGCCTGGCTGACGCCGTCAATGTCACCGACGGCGCCGGCGCGCGCCCGCACATGGACAGCGTGACCGCCGCCGCCATTCTCATCGACAATGGCATCGATCCGGTGTTGCAACTCACCTGCCGCGACCGCAACCGCATCGCGCTGCAGAGCGCGCTGCTCGCGGCGGCGACGCTCGGCGTGCGCAATCTGCTGGCTCTGCGCGGTGACAATCCCGACGCCGGCGACCAGCCCGATGCCAAGGCGGTCTTCGATCTTGATGCCCGCACCCTGTTGCAGACGGCGGCGCGGATGCGCGATCAGGGCGAATTGCCAAGCGGACGGAAGATTGCCGGCGAGGCGGATTTTTTCCTCGGTGCCGCCGACATGCCGATCGACCCGCCGGCCGAGTGGAAGCCCGCCGCGCTGACCGCGAAGATCGCCGCCGGCGCGCAATTCGCGCAGACGCAATTCTGCATGGACGCGCAGATCCTGCGCCGCTACATGGCGCGGCTTTCCGATTTCGGAATCCCTGAGAAGCTGTTCATGCTGATCGGGGTGGTGCCGTTGCGCTCAGCGAAATCCGCGCGCTGGATCAGGCAGCATCTGTTCGGTTCGATCATTCCCGACGCGATGGTCGATCGCATGGAGCAGGCCGCCGATCCCGCGCGCGAAGGCAAGGCGATCCTGGTCGAATATCTGGAGGAGATTGCCACCATCCCAGGCGTCGCCGGCGCGCATATCATGGCGCCGAACCATGACGACGCCGTGCCCGAGGTGATCACGGAGATCAGGCGGAGGAGCGGGTGGTAG